The proteins below come from a single Chitinophaga pinensis DSM 2588 genomic window:
- a CDS encoding winged helix-turn-helix transcriptional regulator, producing MYERKTPLAIDCGLHLTREVLNGKWKPALLNAISMDIKRPSEMLRLLPDATRRVLNVQLKELEEHGMIQKKIYSQLPPKVEYSLTEIGWSLMPVIDAMNQWGDANRSFLETVVTQAPKIRETSKSVCEGYRQRFIEQKIG from the coding sequence ATGTACGAAAGAAAGACTCCCCTCGCTATTGATTGCGGCCTGCACCTGACCAGAGAAGTGCTGAACGGCAAATGGAAGCCTGCCCTGCTCAATGCTATTTCGATGGATATAAAACGTCCTAGTGAGATGCTACGCCTACTACCTGATGCTACGCGGAGGGTGTTGAATGTTCAACTCAAAGAGTTAGAGGAGCATGGCATGATACAAAAGAAAATTTACTCTCAGCTACCGCCCAAAGTGGAGTATTCGCTCACGGAAATCGGATGGTCGCTAATGCCAGTTATTGACGCGATGAACCAATGGGGTGACGCTAATCGCAGCTTTCTGGAGACGGTTGTTACACAGGCGCCGAAGATCAGAGAAACTTCAAAATCAGTATGCGAGGGTTACCGGCAAAGGTTTATTGAGCAAAAAATCGGATAA
- a CDS encoding WD40 repeat domain-containing protein, which produces MQHILSDIQTGKETILRCDDTTFTTETNTGGKIKTTSKPAADAAAARQLFFKKEWELLKKGAVLQADHATEGDVLLHLFIGGAYTGCLSFEATHQGIYVYRSGGTEIGLQEELLRIDKQGVINEVIALPKVLPWEICYDTSANQLLLDLDHYAYEYDLGTGVFKQLTDHLQQPASFVSVAAGTWAYATHPHFYMQGARDGKRIETAFEVKIINGTIPFCGSLSPDGKLLALHNREHQVDLIDTSAGKLVNTLELPFGMAEQLTWTRDGSELVVHERYSHLHFFNVATGKEVFYEGLVIPAYTKDVRNFCFSEDQSLLVCQQRTTSFVFDFINKQFLYSFPIQHCVKSAKIKFIDTKKLGVRTDYGCFSIYAL; this is translated from the coding sequence ATGCAGCATATTTTATCAGATATACAGACAGGAAAAGAAACCATATTACGCTGTGACGACACTACTTTCACGACGGAGACCAACACGGGAGGTAAAATTAAAACAACCAGTAAGCCGGCGGCGGATGCAGCAGCTGCACGCCAGTTGTTTTTCAAGAAAGAATGGGAATTACTAAAAAAGGGTGCGGTATTGCAGGCTGATCATGCAACTGAGGGCGACGTTCTCCTGCATCTTTTTATCGGAGGAGCTTATACGGGCTGCCTTTCATTCGAAGCTACCCATCAGGGCATCTATGTGTATCGTTCCGGCGGCACCGAAATTGGACTACAGGAAGAGCTGCTACGTATCGACAAGCAGGGAGTCATTAATGAGGTGATCGCTTTACCCAAGGTGCTACCCTGGGAAATTTGTTATGATACATCCGCCAACCAACTGCTGCTGGACCTGGATCATTACGCTTACGAATATGACTTAGGCACAGGTGTTTTTAAACAGTTGACTGATCATCTGCAGCAACCTGCCAGTTTCGTGTCCGTGGCGGCAGGTACCTGGGCATATGCTACCCATCCTCATTTTTATATGCAAGGGGCCCGTGACGGCAAGCGAATCGAAACAGCTTTCGAAGTAAAGATTATCAACGGGACTATTCCTTTTTGTGGTAGTCTTTCCCCGGATGGGAAGTTACTGGCCCTGCATAACCGGGAGCATCAGGTGGATTTGATTGATACAAGTGCCGGAAAGTTGGTTAACACGCTGGAACTACCGTTTGGAATGGCAGAACAGCTGACATGGACCAGAGATGGCAGTGAGCTCGTTGTACATGAGAGATACAGTCACTTACACTTCTTTAACGTAGCTACCGGAAAAGAGGTTTTTTACGAAGGTCTGGTCATACCGGCGTACACAAAGGATGTAAGGAACTTCTGCTTTAGTGAAGATCAGTCATTACTGGTTTGCCAGCAACGTACGACCTCATTTGTATTTGACTTTATCAATAAACAATTCCTTTATAGCTTTCCGATACAACATTGTGTAAAAAGCGCCAAAATCAAATTCATCGACACTAAAAAGCTAGGTGTACGTACAGACTATGGCTGTTTTAGTATCTATGCTTTGTAA
- a CDS encoding alkene reductase: protein MKNTAQPLLEEYQIGNLKLKNRVIMSSLTRGRATNEGLVPTPLMAAYYAQRASAGLILSEGTWVNPRSIGFINVPGIYTPEQIEGWKLVTQAVHDKGGLIFSQLGHIGAASHPDFFGGELPAGPSAINPQTQSFTPEGFKDTVTPRMLTVAEIKQTILDYKQAAKNAKEAGFDGIEVHAQAGMLIPQFLSLATNKRSDEYGGSVENRARIVFEILDAIIEVWDSTRVAIKFTPVLFSHVGIVTPDEETIPLFQYILKKLSDYNLAYLHIVGPAEDLTGTPVEVLQDDYFSHFRYHYSGTLMANLGFTQGSGNAILKDGKADLVSFGTPFIANPDLVKRFMYNLPLAESNRDTYYSGESGYTDYPEAVIA, encoded by the coding sequence ATGAAGAATACTGCACAACCCTTGTTAGAAGAATATCAGATAGGCAATTTGAAATTGAAAAACCGGGTAATTATGTCATCGCTAACCCGTGGACGTGCCACAAATGAAGGTTTGGTGCCGACTCCTTTAATGGCTGCGTATTATGCACAACGCGCCTCAGCAGGCTTGATTCTGAGTGAAGGGACCTGGGTGAATCCACGGTCGATCGGCTTTATTAATGTGCCGGGCATCTACACGCCGGAGCAGATAGAAGGATGGAAACTTGTGACCCAAGCGGTACATGACAAAGGCGGTCTGATCTTCTCTCAGTTAGGGCATATCGGTGCTGCATCGCACCCGGATTTCTTTGGCGGGGAACTACCTGCGGGACCTTCTGCTATAAATCCGCAAACCCAGTCTTTTACGCCCGAAGGCTTTAAAGACACAGTAACCCCACGCATGTTGACTGTCGCTGAGATTAAACAAACTATACTGGATTACAAACAGGCAGCAAAAAATGCAAAGGAAGCAGGATTTGATGGTATCGAGGTACATGCGCAGGCAGGGATGTTAATCCCTCAGTTTTTAAGTCTGGCTACTAATAAGCGTAGCGACGAGTATGGTGGCAGTGTCGAAAACCGGGCACGCATTGTATTTGAAATATTGGATGCCATCATAGAAGTATGGGATAGCACACGTGTAGCCATCAAGTTCACGCCGGTCTTATTCAGCCATGTAGGTATTGTGACACCAGATGAAGAAACTATCCCGCTGTTTCAATATATCCTTAAAAAATTAAGCGATTATAATCTCGCTTACTTACATATTGTGGGTCCTGCAGAAGATTTAACCGGCACACCGGTAGAGGTATTGCAGGATGACTATTTTAGCCACTTCCGGTACCACTATAGCGGCACACTCATGGCAAATCTGGGCTTTACGCAGGGAAGCGGTAACGCAATTTTGAAAGATGGTAAGGCAGACCTGGTATCTTTTGGTACACCATTCATTGCGAATCCAGATCTTGTAAAGCGTTTCATGTATAATTTACCATTGGCAGAAAGCAACCGGGATACCTATTACAGCGGCGAAAGTGGATACACAGATTATCCAGAAGCTGTGATAGCGTAG
- a CDS encoding SEL1-like repeat protein: MPLLLQPLLISGGFIENNVLYYDARSGIENLKRFYNFLDSTELLIKDKSLFTKAKNTLFKYLDSLALPYFSMDARDAFNIEEIPHKEQAAVWMADIAYNNAMITHAMDNNNISLLTYSQLKHVSTAFHSFAELLNYVDYDYGWRHIYQESGREEIYNENGLWGLKNAHGEILLHPQFDEFYEFSEQDVAVVMKEQQYGYVHRSGEVIVPPEWDNAYDFDYSNLAIIQRNGLLGLINLSGKVVVAPTYEALNKFGSQGHYIAQKNGNWGVLSEDGKVIINFKYDNIELLHDDVIMLQKDGYYSLSEDGDQFDLIVHKAPPQGFAWAIKGKEVYLIDKYGISRANKDLVRQDAENEGYSLYYDDIVRARLLAYAKSSAENTVTDVYTPVEELYNIGVDAYNRQDYTSAIYHYTLAAEKGFGYAMNNLAYIYYMIEGYVNDDKAFYWYEQGAAARNTNALNGLSLCYQYGIGTIPDIEKAIDLLLQAAEDGMAAAHNNLGFLLYKTDPELALFHYHQAEALGEPDYGLLGSMYEEKGDFETAFRYHQKDDSEIGAFNQGHFYQKGLATEKDIKAAIGCFQTAIDGGYDRAHIELARIYLFEEGFIDKDKAKVHIVAAKEAEIEIPEEFKDPFD; the protein is encoded by the coding sequence ATGCCTCTGCTATTACAACCTTTGTTGATAAGTGGCGGTTTTATTGAAAATAATGTTTTATACTACGATGCCAGATCTGGTATCGAAAATCTGAAAAGATTTTATAACTTTCTGGATTCCACGGAACTGCTCATTAAGGACAAAAGCCTGTTTACAAAAGCTAAGAATACGCTATTCAAATATCTGGATAGTCTGGCACTCCCCTATTTTAGTATGGATGCCCGGGATGCATTCAATATAGAAGAGATACCGCACAAGGAACAGGCGGCTGTCTGGATGGCAGATATCGCGTATAACAATGCGATGATTACCCATGCCATGGACAACAATAACATCTCCCTGTTAACTTACAGTCAACTTAAACATGTCAGTACGGCGTTTCATTCATTTGCTGAACTGCTGAATTATGTGGACTATGATTATGGATGGCGACACATCTACCAGGAATCAGGAAGAGAAGAAATTTACAATGAGAATGGACTATGGGGATTGAAAAATGCCCACGGAGAAATATTGCTACATCCACAATTTGATGAATTTTATGAATTCAGCGAACAGGATGTTGCGGTGGTCATGAAGGAGCAGCAGTATGGTTATGTGCACAGATCAGGTGAGGTAATAGTGCCTCCGGAATGGGATAATGCTTACGATTTTGATTATTCCAATCTGGCGATTATTCAACGCAATGGTCTTCTGGGACTCATCAATCTTTCGGGAAAAGTGGTTGTTGCACCTACATACGAAGCCCTTAACAAATTTGGGTCTCAAGGTCATTACATCGCACAAAAGAATGGAAATTGGGGGGTATTGTCAGAAGATGGAAAAGTAATCATCAATTTCAAATATGACAATATAGAGCTGTTACATGACGATGTAATCATGCTACAGAAAGATGGTTATTACAGCCTTTCTGAAGATGGTGACCAATTCGACCTAATCGTACATAAAGCTCCTCCTCAGGGCTTCGCCTGGGCCATCAAAGGCAAGGAAGTATACCTTATAGATAAATATGGTATATCAAGAGCCAATAAAGACCTCGTCCGGCAGGATGCAGAAAATGAAGGCTACAGTCTTTATTATGATGATATCGTGCGTGCCAGACTCCTGGCATATGCAAAGTCCTCCGCTGAAAATACGGTTACAGACGTTTACACACCGGTCGAAGAACTGTATAATATCGGTGTAGATGCTTATAACAGGCAAGATTACACCTCTGCTATTTATCACTACACACTTGCTGCTGAAAAAGGATTTGGTTATGCGATGAACAACCTGGCTTATATCTATTACATGATAGAAGGCTATGTAAATGATGATAAAGCATTTTACTGGTATGAGCAAGGAGCTGCTGCGCGCAATACCAATGCGCTTAATGGATTAAGTCTGTGTTACCAGTATGGAATAGGAACCATCCCTGATATAGAAAAAGCTATTGACTTATTACTACAGGCTGCTGAAGATGGTATGGCAGCTGCACATAATAATCTGGGATTTCTGCTTTATAAGACTGATCCCGAGCTGGCATTATTTCACTATCACCAGGCTGAAGCACTGGGTGAACCTGATTATGGATTGCTGGGATCCATGTATGAAGAAAAAGGAGATTTCGAAACCGCTTTCCGCTATCACCAAAAGGACGATTCGGAGATAGGTGCGTTTAATCAGGGACATTTCTATCAGAAGGGATTAGCTACAGAAAAGGATATAAAAGCAGCAATAGGCTGTTTTCAAACGGCGATAGACGGTGGTTATGATAGAGCGCATATTGAACTGGCGCGCATATATCTGTTTGAAGAAGGATTTATTGATAAGGATAAAGCAAAAGTGCATATTGTAGCGGCGAAAGAAGCGGAGATTGAGATTCCTGAGGAATTCAAAGATCCATTTGATTGA
- a CDS encoding esterase-like activity of phytase family protein — MKYQAITLAALALVSLSACKKNDNVATTIVYPDMAEAVNPAILFTTAAGVKVYNGGYGSAVAADPTQKDVFYMLTDRGSNVAGQVANSIIIGKSDFTPQIGKFRLKDGKLVLEQVIELKNAAGDKLNGLPNPAGMGASGEIAYDLNGNILTPSPDGIDSEGLVAAADGTFWISDEYGPHIVHVDATGKTIERINPFGTGTGNRKLPAVFTNRRANRGMEGLTITPDGKTLVGIMQSPMYNPSKTAVAKSTVLRILTFDIATAATKQYAYLMDNTSLTGVSEIVAVNNTTFLTLERDGLFGGAATNPATFKKVFKIELSNATDISDPANGATGKLYSGKTVEELNDVSGLQGAGITPVTKTLVLDLLKDLSIVYPHDKAEGLALLPGNILVISNDDDFGVVDNGASGFSQKILTLGSVDRNRLYFKKITL; from the coding sequence ATGAAATATCAAGCAATTACACTAGCTGCATTGGCACTTGTATCCTTAAGTGCCTGTAAAAAGAATGACAATGTGGCAACAACCATCGTTTACCCCGATATGGCAGAAGCAGTTAATCCTGCCATATTGTTTACTACTGCTGCAGGTGTGAAAGTATATAATGGCGGGTATGGATCAGCGGTAGCTGCAGATCCAACGCAGAAAGATGTATTTTATATGCTTACAGACCGCGGATCGAACGTAGCAGGACAGGTAGCCAATTCAATTATTATTGGTAAATCTGACTTTACACCGCAGATCGGAAAGTTCCGCCTGAAAGATGGTAAACTGGTCCTGGAGCAGGTTATAGAATTAAAGAATGCGGCAGGCGACAAGCTAAATGGCCTTCCTAATCCGGCAGGCATGGGTGCATCCGGAGAAATAGCCTACGATCTGAATGGAAACATACTTACGCCCAGTCCGGACGGAATCGATTCAGAAGGACTTGTGGCTGCCGCAGATGGAACCTTTTGGATAAGCGACGAATATGGTCCACATATAGTACATGTAGATGCGACAGGGAAAACTATTGAGCGCATCAATCCTTTTGGTACCGGTACAGGCAACCGGAAATTACCTGCTGTATTTACCAACCGCCGGGCCAACCGTGGAATGGAAGGGCTAACGATCACGCCTGACGGCAAAACACTGGTCGGTATTATGCAATCCCCTATGTACAATCCTTCTAAAACCGCTGTTGCTAAATCTACCGTATTGCGGATACTTACATTTGATATTGCCACAGCAGCTACCAAACAATATGCTTACCTGATGGATAACACAAGCCTTACAGGAGTAAGTGAAATAGTAGCCGTTAACAACACCACATTTTTAACACTTGAGCGCGATGGGCTTTTTGGCGGAGCTGCTACTAACCCGGCTACTTTCAAAAAGGTATTTAAGATAGAGTTGAGCAATGCAACGGATATTTCTGATCCCGCCAATGGCGCTACTGGTAAGCTGTATAGCGGTAAGACTGTAGAAGAGTTGAATGACGTATCAGGTTTACAGGGAGCAGGCATAACACCTGTTACCAAAACGCTTGTACTCGATCTGTTAAAAGATCTGTCTATTGTCTATCCACATGATAAGGCAGAAGGCCTGGCACTATTACCAGGTAATATACTCGTTATTTCGAATGATGACGATTTTGGTGTCGTAGACAATGGCGCAAGCGGTTTTTCTCAAAAAATACTGACGTTGGGATCTGTAGATCGTAACCGTTTGTACTTCAAAAAAATAACTTTATAG